Proteins from a genomic interval of Phycisphaerae bacterium:
- a CDS encoding NAD(P)-dependent oxidoreductase, whose translation MKVLVTGHLGYIGTVMAPMLRFGGHEVTGLDSNLYRRCTYGEGMADMPFLEKDIRDVAVEDLGGFAAVIHLAGLSNDPLGDLNPELTYEINHRASVRLARLAKEAGVRRFLFSSSCSNYGAAGDDFLDERSPFNPVTPYGKSKVLAEQGISELADEDFSPTFLRSATAYGVSPRLRFDLVLNNLTAWAHTTGKVMLKSDGRPWRPIVHIEDISRAFAAALEAPRELVHNEAFNVGVTEENYRVRELAQIVGETVPGCHVTFAEGASPDTRCYRVNCDKIRRTLKGFEPLWTARKGAKQLHEAFRRRRLSLEEFEGPRYQRIGHVRWLMEEGLLGPDLRAPEPAAVWVENQSTGKVVING comes from the coding sequence ATGAAAGTACTGGTGACGGGACATCTGGGGTACATCGGAACGGTGATGGCGCCGATGCTCCGATTCGGCGGGCATGAGGTGACCGGGCTGGACAGCAACCTGTACCGCCGGTGCACGTACGGAGAGGGCATGGCTGATATGCCTTTTCTGGAGAAGGACATCCGCGACGTGGCGGTCGAGGATTTGGGTGGATTCGCAGCGGTGATTCACCTGGCGGGATTGTCGAATGATCCTCTGGGCGATCTGAACCCGGAGCTGACGTATGAGATCAACCATCGGGCGTCGGTGCGTCTGGCTCGGCTGGCGAAGGAGGCGGGTGTACGGCGTTTCCTGTTCTCGTCGTCATGCAGCAACTACGGGGCGGCGGGTGACGATTTCCTCGATGAGCGATCACCGTTCAATCCGGTCACGCCATACGGAAAATCCAAGGTGCTGGCCGAGCAGGGCATTTCGGAACTGGCCGACGAGGATTTCTCACCGACGTTTCTGCGCAGCGCGACGGCCTACGGCGTTTCGCCGCGCCTGCGGTTCGACCTGGTGCTCAACAATCTGACCGCGTGGGCACACACGACCGGCAAGGTGATGCTCAAGAGCGACGGGCGTCCGTGGCGTCCGATCGTGCACATCGAAGACATCTCCCGTGCCTTTGCAGCGGCCTTGGAGGCCCCGCGGGAACTGGTGCACAACGAGGCGTTCAACGTGGGCGTAACCGAAGAGAACTACCGGGTTCGCGAACTGGCCCAGATCGTGGGCGAGACGGTGCCCGGCTGCCATGTCACGTTCGCCGAAGGGGCCAGTCCGGACACGCGGTGCTACCGGGTCAACTGCGACAAGATTCGCCGAACGCTGAAGGGTTTTGAGCCGCTGTGGACGGCCCGGAAAGGGGCCAAGCAGCTTCACGAGGCTTTCCGCCGCCGGAGGTTGAGCCTCGAGGAATTTGAGGGACCCAGGTATCAGCGGATCGGCCACGTCCGCTGGTTGATGGAGGAGGGGCTTCTGGGACCGGACTTGCGGGCGCCTGAACCGGCAGCGGTCTGGGTGGAGAATCAATCTACTGGGAAGGTGGTGATCAATGGCTAA
- a CDS encoding methyltransferase domain-containing protein yields MNKTTLNDTCDSGTKDTTVQCPNCLGAGMCVFHAVGEVPGNSCLLLDSREEALAYPHGHLALGFCPVCGFISNTAFDPGVQTYSLGYEEQQSFSPRFRAFQTALIRRLIDAYGVRGKDVVEIGCGKGDFLIELCQAGGNRGVGIDPACEPDRMAGRTNGQVRFIPEYYSEGHACLPCDVLCCRHTLEHIHQTHAFIRQVRRALGDRPEALVFFEVPDVVRVLRDSAFWDVYYEHCSYFSLGSLARLFRANGFAIQELAKDFDNQYLLLAAHPTTDSNGSRFPEEDDLKQLENDVRQFTIAVRRRVDGWRTDLEHMRKQGRRAAIWGSGSKCVSFLSAVEAGNEIAAVVDINPHRHDRFLPGSGRIISPPADLPSYRPDLVIVMNPIYLDEVACDIRAMGMDCRITAV; encoded by the coding sequence ATGAACAAGACAACCCTGAACGATACGTGCGACTCTGGGACGAAGGATACGACGGTGCAGTGTCCGAACTGTCTGGGCGCCGGCATGTGCGTCTTTCACGCCGTCGGCGAGGTTCCGGGCAATAGCTGTCTGCTGCTGGACAGCCGCGAGGAGGCACTGGCCTATCCTCATGGCCATCTGGCCCTGGGCTTTTGCCCGGTCTGCGGGTTCATCTCAAACACCGCGTTCGATCCGGGGGTTCAGACCTACTCCCTCGGTTACGAAGAGCAGCAGTCCTTCTCGCCGCGATTCCGGGCCTTCCAGACCGCACTGATCCGGCGGCTGATCGACGCCTATGGCGTTCGAGGCAAGGACGTGGTGGAAATCGGCTGCGGCAAGGGCGACTTCTTGATCGAATTGTGCCAGGCCGGCGGCAATCGCGGAGTGGGGATCGATCCGGCCTGCGAACCGGACCGGATGGCCGGTCGGACCAATGGCCAGGTGCGGTTTATCCCGGAGTATTACAGCGAAGGGCATGCCTGCCTGCCGTGCGACGTTCTGTGCTGCCGCCATACGCTGGAGCACATCCACCAGACCCATGCATTCATCCGACAAGTGCGGCGGGCGTTGGGCGATCGGCCCGAGGCGCTGGTGTTCTTCGAGGTGCCGGACGTGGTGCGGGTGCTGCGGGACTCCGCCTTCTGGGATGTGTACTACGAACACTGTTCGTACTTCAGCCTCGGATCGCTGGCCCGGTTGTTTCGCGCCAACGGGTTTGCGATCCAGGAACTGGCGAAAGACTTCGACAACCAGTACCTGCTGCTGGCCGCCCACCCGACAACGGACTCGAACGGGTCCCGATTCCCGGAGGAAGACGATCTGAAGCAGCTCGAAAACGACGTCCGGCAATTCACGATTGCGGTCCGGCGGCGCGTGGACGGATGGCGGACGGACCTGGAACACATGCGGAAGCAGGGACGGCGGGCGGCGATCTGGGGCTCGGGCTCCAAGTGCGTGTCATTCCTGAGCGCCGTGGAGGCTGGGAACGAGATCGCAGCGGTGGTGGATATCAACCCGCATCGGCATGATCGATTCCTGCCCGGCTCGGGCCGGATCATCAGCCCTCCAGCCGATCTGCCGTCGTATCGGCCGGACCTGGTCATCGTGATGAACCCGATCTACCTCGATGAGGTCGCCTGCGACATACGGGCGATGGGGATGGATTGCCGGATCACCGCCGTGTGA
- a CDS encoding exosortase-associated EpsI family protein, whose amino-acid sequence MVTAMGCMERVSDLRVAVGLVLVLAVGLGLMNRLVAARVSVAVDQVTPTLRPLADMPMHVGTWRGEDIPLDRHMVKIAREDDCLSRMYVDPRHGRAVWLYIGYIGRVRSWLGHRPDACYVSQGWELRSQRETHVRPASGRAVPATLYEFAHPSRGAVERVLAIYIVNGAFCDDRSYLKYNRRHPNLFGSMGAFLARIQIATAGTRSAEDDYRLLAGFVSEIVEPVVACMPYFESPGTGTDDHLAARTEQ is encoded by the coding sequence GTGGTGACTGCTATGGGCTGCATGGAACGCGTGTCTGATCTTCGGGTCGCGGTAGGACTGGTGCTGGTCCTGGCTGTGGGCCTGGGGCTGATGAACCGTCTGGTGGCGGCCAGGGTGTCGGTGGCGGTTGACCAGGTGACGCCGACGCTGCGGCCGCTGGCGGATATGCCGATGCACGTGGGGACGTGGCGCGGGGAGGACATCCCGCTGGACAGGCACATGGTCAAGATCGCCAGGGAGGACGACTGCCTGAGTCGAATGTACGTCGATCCCCGGCACGGTCGGGCGGTATGGCTGTACATCGGATACATCGGCCGAGTCCGCAGTTGGCTGGGCCATCGTCCGGACGCCTGCTACGTCAGCCAGGGATGGGAACTCCGCAGCCAGCGGGAAACGCACGTCCGTCCGGCTTCGGGACGGGCGGTCCCGGCGACCCTCTACGAGTTTGCCCATCCCAGCCGGGGAGCGGTGGAGCGGGTCCTGGCGATCTACATCGTCAACGGGGCGTTCTGCGACGATCGGTCGTACCTGAAGTACAATCGGCGCCACCCGAACCTGTTCGGATCGATGGGGGCATTTCTGGCCAGGATTCAGATCGCGACCGCCGGTACCCGGTCGGCTGAGGATGACTACCGCCTCCTGGCGGGGTTTGTCTCGGAGATCGTTGAACCGGTGGTGGCGTGTATGCCTTACTTCGAAAGCCCCGGTACGGGGACGGATGATCATCTGGCGGCGAGGACGGAACAATGA
- a CDS encoding glycosyltransferase family 2 protein: MKNEVSGMSIRQPRVSFGIPVCNGEMTIRKTLDSLLAQTFSGFEVVICDNASDDRTGRICLDLARRDDRVRYHRHESNIGQIANFNRVFELSSGEYFRWIGCNDWLAPEYLERCVPALDAHSSAVLVTTYQRHCDELGQWQYAEYQGPRVDSPLPHRRFARMLRFFRLSRYYLDPIYSLIRRSALQQTGMLPMMLGTDLVLSAELSLLGPFVHVPECLSYRIHTPPAPYDQVLHRYDPRQRSARWWFARMCRQMIRAMRSKPLPILGQGLCLLSLADYAARHHTWSCYRHGRRFAGTLADRTGIARVIVPRCRQVI, encoded by the coding sequence ATGAAGAACGAAGTGAGCGGCATGAGCATTCGACAGCCCAGGGTCAGTTTCGGCATTCCCGTCTGCAACGGCGAGATGACCATCCGCAAGACCCTCGATTCGCTGCTGGCCCAGACATTCAGCGGCTTTGAGGTCGTGATCTGTGACAATGCCTCGGATGACCGGACTGGACGAATTTGCCTGGACCTCGCCCGACGGGACGACCGCGTCCGGTACCATCGCCACGAGAGCAACATCGGACAGATCGCCAACTTCAATCGCGTCTTTGAACTCTCCTCGGGCGAGTACTTCCGCTGGATCGGCTGCAACGACTGGTTGGCGCCGGAGTACCTGGAGCGATGTGTCCCGGCGCTGGATGCCCATTCCTCAGCGGTGTTGGTGACCACGTATCAGCGGCATTGCGATGAACTGGGGCAGTGGCAATACGCGGAGTACCAGGGACCACGGGTCGATTCGCCTCTGCCGCACCGGCGGTTCGCCCGGATGTTGCGATTCTTCCGCCTCTCTCGCTACTACCTGGATCCCATCTACAGCCTGATCCGCCGCAGCGCCCTGCAACAGACGGGCATGTTGCCGATGATGCTGGGAACCGATCTGGTGCTGTCGGCGGAACTGAGCCTGCTGGGGCCGTTTGTCCACGTACCGGAATGCCTCTCGTATCGTATTCACACGCCGCCGGCTCCGTACGACCAGGTCCTCCATCGCTACGATCCGCGGCAGCGATCCGCCCGCTGGTGGTTTGCCAGAATGTGCCGGCAGATGATCCGCGCGATGCGGTCCAAGCCGCTGCCGATCCTGGGGCAAGGGCTGTGTCTTCTGAGCCTGGCGGATTACGCCGCCAGACACCATACATGGAGCTGTTACCGTCACGGCCGTCGGTTCGCCGGCACGTTGGCGGACCGGACGGGCATCGCCCGGGTGATCGTGCCCAGGTGCCGACAGGTGATATGA
- a CDS encoding polysaccharide biosynthesis tyrosine autokinase: MSETTKPATPCIVIGTSDGCTRCVELRRIATVIGRRSDADVQIDDARVASYHAEIRRMASGRWAIKNLQSRHRTCLNGQPIKHHILADGDELTIASVKVVFRDPTGASGERGSRTVYADAVSDTAAAGETILMSRPANQVHDRSWHEHGWESQPVTIGEPSGSGPRYAPPAVCEPSGYGAGTDGPTSSPMAVLARLLRYKFTIAVVFVLLAGMSTGAIWTQVVPLYMATAKIRVQPIIPRLVFNTEGNGTIPFYESFRNTQVEILLSPKVLQRAMESPEVQETGWGRVQASLPGGTAGQLRRLLAAIEATPQTTSEIIDVSMTSINGQDAAKILTAVLNAYIVFIRESSIRVNDTLYQKLVEEYESLRREIEGRERTAWRLRQELATVDANDLLSQKRVRLDDLEARLEETELELAMAQWQRRQLEALAAGQADRAEAGPSTQPADLMDYALDEEWRRLSRDLETARQQAGDAAGQFGQNHPTMVELRSRVALGERLLKDRESQLDHARLLGVERELGTAEGPGEGFVSLETIKQKIVLLELRKKILTEHIRGQSQTLNQTLNSAELLAKETEAIGVRHDLYRRVQARLDEMEMEAKAPGAIDIVAWPQEPTVPSKDRRVKLTGVAVVGSLFIAFGAAMLRVRLATTVEGADEVTLASPTPFLGQIPMLRRADGPPEASPAVAECIRKIRTGLLYRLGTRRGSAIAVTSAGKAVGKTTLSIMLAKSLASCGKRVLLVDVDVRNPSMSQKFDLQERIGLIDLLEGRQRDQDVIVQSEAPRLSLLASGVPTGENPAELLANGAFSKLLHRWRDEYDVILLDTTPVLPVADARIVAGHADGTVMTVREGLCQREEVLESLACLSGTGAKLLGLVYIGSRGGRYYGHRYSNRPYSYSPAEGRSPEVPSEIVL; this comes from the coding sequence ATGTCGGAGACAACCAAACCAGCGACGCCCTGCATTGTGATTGGCACAAGTGACGGCTGCACCAGATGCGTGGAACTGCGGCGGATCGCGACGGTCATTGGGCGGCGGTCCGATGCGGACGTACAGATCGACGACGCGCGGGTGGCCTCCTACCACGCCGAGATCAGGCGGATGGCCAGTGGCCGGTGGGCGATCAAGAACCTCCAGTCACGCCACCGGACCTGTCTGAACGGCCAGCCGATCAAGCACCACATCCTGGCCGATGGAGACGAGTTGACCATCGCCTCGGTGAAGGTTGTCTTTCGCGACCCGACGGGCGCCTCGGGTGAGCGGGGCAGCCGCACCGTTTACGCGGATGCGGTGTCGGATACCGCCGCGGCGGGAGAGACTATCCTAATGTCTCGACCGGCGAACCAGGTGCACGACCGGTCCTGGCATGAGCATGGGTGGGAAAGCCAGCCCGTTACGATCGGTGAACCGTCCGGATCGGGTCCGCGGTACGCGCCGCCGGCGGTTTGTGAGCCGTCCGGTTACGGCGCCGGCACGGATGGGCCGACATCATCGCCCATGGCGGTGTTGGCCCGGCTGTTGAGGTACAAGTTCACCATCGCGGTGGTGTTTGTGCTGCTGGCTGGAATGAGCACCGGGGCGATCTGGACACAGGTGGTGCCCCTGTATATGGCGACGGCCAAAATCCGGGTTCAGCCGATCATCCCGCGGCTGGTGTTCAACACCGAAGGCAACGGGACCATTCCCTTTTATGAGTCGTTCCGGAACACCCAGGTGGAAATCCTGTTGAGCCCCAAGGTGCTTCAGCGGGCGATGGAGAGTCCGGAAGTGCAGGAGACCGGATGGGGGCGGGTGCAGGCGTCGCTGCCGGGAGGTACGGCCGGCCAACTGAGGCGGCTCCTGGCGGCGATCGAGGCGACACCGCAGACCACCAGCGAGATTATCGACGTGAGCATGACCAGCATCAATGGACAGGACGCTGCGAAGATCCTGACCGCCGTGCTGAACGCGTACATCGTTTTCATCCGCGAGAGCTCGATCCGGGTCAACGACACACTCTATCAGAAGCTGGTCGAGGAGTACGAGTCGCTGCGCCGGGAGATCGAGGGCCGCGAGAGGACGGCCTGGCGGCTCCGGCAGGAGCTGGCCACGGTGGACGCCAACGATCTTCTTTCGCAGAAGCGGGTGCGCCTGGACGATCTGGAGGCGCGGCTCGAGGAAACCGAGTTGGAGCTCGCCATGGCGCAGTGGCAGCGGAGACAATTGGAGGCGTTGGCGGCGGGCCAAGCCGATCGGGCGGAGGCCGGCCCGTCCACCCAGCCGGCGGACCTGATGGACTACGCTCTGGACGAGGAGTGGCGGCGGTTGAGCCGGGACCTGGAGACGGCTCGGCAGCAGGCCGGGGACGCGGCGGGACAGTTCGGTCAGAACCATCCGACGATGGTCGAACTCAGGAGTCGGGTGGCGTTGGGCGAGCGTCTGCTGAAGGATCGGGAGTCGCAACTGGACCACGCGCGGCTGCTAGGGGTCGAACGGGAACTGGGGACGGCGGAGGGCCCCGGAGAAGGCTTCGTCAGCCTGGAGACCATCAAGCAGAAGATCGTGCTTCTGGAGTTGAGGAAGAAGATCCTGACGGAGCACATCAGGGGCCAGAGCCAGACCCTGAACCAGACCCTCAACAGCGCCGAACTGCTGGCCAAGGAGACCGAGGCCATCGGCGTTCGGCACGACCTCTACCGGCGGGTTCAGGCCCGGCTTGACGAGATGGAAATGGAGGCCAAGGCGCCGGGCGCGATCGACATTGTGGCATGGCCGCAGGAACCAACGGTCCCGTCGAAGGACCGGCGGGTCAAACTGACCGGGGTCGCCGTGGTGGGGTCGCTGTTCATAGCGTTCGGGGCGGCCATGTTGCGGGTTCGACTGGCCACCACGGTGGAAGGGGCGGACGAGGTGACGTTGGCCTCTCCCACGCCTTTCCTGGGGCAGATCCCTATGCTTCGTCGGGCTGACGGGCCGCCGGAGGCCTCACCGGCGGTGGCTGAGTGTATTCGCAAGATTCGTACCGGTCTGTTGTACCGCCTGGGGACGCGGCGGGGCAGCGCGATCGCCGTCACCAGCGCGGGCAAGGCGGTGGGCAAGACCACCCTTTCGATCATGCTGGCCAAGAGCCTTGCCTCCTGCGGCAAGCGGGTGCTGCTGGTCGACGTGGATGTGCGCAATCCGAGCATGTCGCAGAAGTTCGATCTCCAGGAACGAATCGGGTTGATCGACCTGCTGGAAGGCCGGCAGCGGGATCAGGATGTCATCGTGCAGAGCGAGGCACCCCGTCTGAGTCTGCTGGCGAGTGGGGTTCCGACGGGTGAGAACCCTGCGGAACTCCTGGCCAACGGGGCCTTTTCAAAGCTCCTGCACCGGTGGCGGGACGAGTACGACGTGATCCTGCTGGACACCACGCCGGTACTCCCGGTGGCGGATGCCCGGATCGTGGCGGGCCACGCCGACGGGACGGTGATGACGGTTCGCGAAGGGTTGTGCCAGCGGGAGGAGGTCCTCGAGTCGCTGGCCTGCCTGAGCGGCACCGGAGCGAAGCTGCTCGGGCTGGTGTACATCGGGTCGCGCGGCGGGCGGTACTACGGCCATCGGTACAGCAACCGCCCCTATTCCTACTCGCCGGCGGAGGGACGAAGCCCCGAGGTTCCGTCGGAGATTGTCCTTTAG
- a CDS encoding class I SAM-dependent methyltransferase: MANVNDRLNDKCARARCRSCQRVGLLAVMDLGLMPPSDGLLSAEQLEQPEDRYPLEVAFCPECALVQILETVPPEKLFTDRYQYYSSFSEALLVHARGNALNLIDRYGLSPASLVVELASNDGYLLRNFVARGIPVLGIDPAPGQARAAERIGVRTLCAFFGRDLAARLVDQGTRADVIIASNVLAHVADTRGFVDGMGMLLKDEGTIVIEVPYVRDLIDQCEFDTIYHEHLCYFSVTSLDCLFRRSGLFLNDLERLSIHGGSLRLYVNRHENVQEPVRRMRDEEERLSVNRHEYFRDFGVRVEGIRTAMRELLTQLKADGRRIAAYGAAAKGTIMLNYIGVEPGMIDFVVDRNVHKHGKYMPGVRIPICEPSRLMEAMPDYVVLLPWNFREEILAQQTPYRNQGGKFIVPIPEPTVV, translated from the coding sequence ATGGCTAACGTCAACGATCGTCTGAACGACAAATGCGCTCGGGCCCGATGCCGGTCGTGCCAGCGGGTGGGCCTGCTGGCGGTGATGGACTTGGGGTTGATGCCGCCGTCGGACGGGCTGCTGTCGGCCGAGCAACTCGAGCAGCCGGAGGACCGCTATCCGCTGGAGGTGGCATTCTGTCCGGAGTGCGCGCTGGTCCAGATCCTCGAAACCGTGCCGCCGGAGAAACTCTTCACCGACCGCTACCAGTACTATTCTTCGTTCTCGGAGGCGCTGCTGGTTCATGCGCGGGGCAACGCGCTGAACCTGATCGATCGCTATGGATTGAGCCCCGCCAGCCTGGTGGTGGAATTGGCGAGCAACGACGGGTACCTGCTGAGGAACTTCGTCGCCAGGGGGATTCCGGTGCTGGGAATTGATCCTGCGCCCGGACAGGCCCGGGCGGCTGAGCGGATCGGGGTACGAACGCTCTGCGCGTTCTTCGGCCGGGACCTGGCTGCGCGGCTCGTTGACCAGGGCACGCGGGCGGACGTGATCATCGCCAGCAACGTGCTGGCCCACGTGGCCGACACGCGGGGTTTTGTGGACGGCATGGGCATGCTGCTCAAGGATGAGGGCACCATTGTGATCGAGGTGCCGTACGTGCGCGACCTGATCGATCAGTGCGAATTCGACACGATCTATCACGAGCATTTGTGCTACTTCTCGGTGACGTCACTGGACTGCCTGTTCCGCCGTAGCGGACTTTTCCTCAACGATCTGGAGCGGCTGTCAATCCACGGCGGTTCGCTGCGGCTGTACGTCAATCGTCACGAAAACGTCCAGGAGCCGGTTCGGCGGATGCGCGACGAGGAAGAGCGACTGTCGGTGAATCGACACGAATACTTCCGTGATTTCGGCGTACGGGTGGAAGGAATACGAACGGCAATGCGCGAACTGCTGACCCAGCTGAAGGCCGATGGGCGCCGGATCGCGGCGTACGGGGCAGCGGCCAAGGGAACCATCATGCTCAACTACATCGGCGTCGAGCCCGGGATGATCGACTTCGTGGTGGACCGCAACGTGCACAAGCATGGCAAGTACATGCCCGGCGTCCGGATTCCGATCTGCGAGCCGTCGCGGCTGATGGAGGCGATGCCGGACTACGTGGTGTTGCTGCCGTGGAACTTCCGCGAGGAGATCCTGGCCCAGCAGACTCCGTACCGGAACCAGGGCGGGAAATTCATCGTTCCGATCCCGGAACCGACGGTGGTCTAG
- the rfbF gene encoding glucose-1-phosphate cytidylyltransferase — translation MKVAILAGGVGTRLAEETEVKPKPMVEIGGRPILWHIMMHYSRYGLNEFVIALGYKGQYIKRYMVEFCSVESNLTIKVRNGDVLRHGSNNPDWTVDLIDTGIDTLTGGRIKRLAPYLGNSTFMMTWGDGVSNVDLDRLLEYHRSHGKLATVTAVRPPARFGHMVFSDGQVVEFSEKPQTQEGWINGAFFVCEPGVMDYIDDDQTQWEREPMERLARDGQLMAYRHESFWQCMDTLRDKRLLQELWDGGTAPWKTWE, via the coding sequence ATGAAGGTGGCGATATTGGCCGGTGGCGTGGGAACTCGCCTGGCGGAGGAGACGGAGGTCAAACCCAAGCCGATGGTGGAGATCGGAGGCCGGCCAATCCTCTGGCACATCATGATGCACTATTCCCGCTACGGGCTCAACGAGTTCGTGATCGCGCTGGGCTACAAGGGACAGTACATCAAGCGGTACATGGTGGAGTTTTGCTCGGTGGAGAGCAACCTGACGATCAAGGTCCGCAACGGGGACGTGCTGCGCCACGGCAGCAACAACCCGGACTGGACGGTGGACCTGATCGACACGGGCATCGACACGCTGACCGGCGGGCGGATCAAGCGGCTGGCTCCGTACCTGGGCAACAGCACGTTCATGATGACGTGGGGCGACGGAGTTTCGAACGTCGATCTGGACCGGCTGCTGGAGTACCACCGTTCGCACGGGAAGCTGGCCACGGTGACGGCGGTGCGGCCGCCGGCGCGGTTCGGGCACATGGTGTTCAGCGACGGCCAGGTGGTCGAGTTTTCGGAGAAGCCGCAGACCCAGGAAGGATGGATCAACGGGGCATTTTTCGTCTGCGAGCCGGGCGTGATGGACTACATCGACGACGATCAGACCCAGTGGGAGCGCGAGCCGATGGAGCGGCTGGCGCGGGACGGGCAGTTGATGGCGTATCGCCACGAGTCGTTCTGGCAGTGCATGGACACGCTGCGGGACAAACGGCTGTTGCAGGAACTCTGGGACGGCGGCACGGCGCCGTGGAAAACATGGGAGTAG
- a CDS encoding class I SAM-dependent methyltransferase — MPVATATTNRTATIIDQSCGVCSGRNLQTFWEAHDLPVHCNVLCHTAEEALAVPRGDMRLAYCPNCGMIQNVLVDPPRMRYAAGYENSLHFSPRFQRYAETLAADLVERYRLEGKTILEIACGRGDFLRMLCRRSGGAGIGFDPSCPPEDIRSAETDGVRIVPDFYDERCPDGSADLICCRHALEHMADPMSFLRMVRRRIDRRETLVFFEVPNALYTLCRMGIWDLIYEHCNYFVPASLRHGFAAAGFDVLRIRETFGGQFLTIEARAGEPANAISDPQDPVLESLGQDAAVFGSQYRTKVAEWQSRLSGLRRKGRSCAVWGSGSKGVTFLNILRETHVIRCVVDINPRKHGMYVPGTGHPIVGPEAVTECRPDQVVVVNSLYLSEVRSILRRMHAKTTLLTA; from the coding sequence ATGCCCGTGGCGACAGCGACGACGAATAGAACCGCGACCATCATCGACCAAAGCTGTGGCGTCTGCAGCGGCCGGAACCTGCAAACCTTCTGGGAGGCTCACGATCTGCCCGTTCACTGCAACGTTCTGTGCCATACAGCGGAGGAGGCGTTGGCGGTTCCGCGAGGCGATATGCGCTTGGCCTACTGCCCGAATTGCGGGATGATCCAAAACGTGCTCGTTGACCCCCCGCGGATGCGCTACGCCGCCGGCTATGAAAACTCACTGCACTTCTCCCCGCGGTTCCAGCGGTACGCCGAGACGCTGGCGGCGGACCTGGTCGAGCGCTACCGCCTGGAGGGTAAGACGATCTTGGAGATCGCCTGCGGGCGCGGAGATTTCCTGCGGATGCTGTGCCGGCGGTCCGGAGGCGCGGGCATTGGCTTCGATCCCAGTTGCCCACCTGAGGATATCAGGAGTGCGGAGACCGATGGCGTGCGGATTGTTCCCGACTTCTACGACGAACGTTGTCCTGACGGGTCGGCGGACCTGATCTGCTGTCGGCACGCCCTGGAGCACATGGCCGATCCGATGAGCTTTCTGCGGATGGTGCGCCGCCGCATCGATCGCCGCGAGACGCTGGTCTTCTTCGAGGTGCCCAACGCCCTGTACACCCTCTGCCGGATGGGTATCTGGGACCTGATCTATGAACACTGCAACTACTTCGTTCCCGCGTCTCTTCGTCATGGCTTTGCCGCGGCGGGGTTCGACGTTCTGCGGATCCGTGAGACTTTCGGCGGGCAGTTTCTGACCATCGAGGCCAGGGCTGGAGAGCCTGCCAACGCCATCTCCGATCCACAGGATCCGGTTCTGGAAAGCCTGGGCCAGGACGCAGCCGTTTTCGGAAGTCAGTACCGGACCAAGGTTGCCGAATGGCAGAGCCGGTTGTCCGGTCTTCGCCGGAAGGGCCGGTCGTGCGCGGTCTGGGGATCGGGATCGAAAGGGGTGACGTTCCTGAATATCCTGCGCGAGACACACGTGATCCGGTGCGTGGTGGATATCAACCCGCGAAAGCATGGCATGTATGTTCCCGGAACGGGCCATCCGATCGTCGGTCCGGAGGCCGTGACGGAATGCAGGCCGGATCAGGTGGTGGTCGTCAATTCGCTGTACCTTTCGGAAGTTCGCAGCATTCTGCGGCGGATGCACGCAAAAACCACGCTGCTGACGGCGTGA